From one Synechocystis sp. PCC 6803 substr. PCC-P genomic stretch:
- a CDS encoding deoxyguanosinetriphosphate triphosphohydrolase produces MEWQQLLSRKRLGKQQLEEHQFERTSFLKDYDRIVYSTAFRRLKDKTQVFPLSKNADVRTRLIHSLEVSCVGRSLGRMVGDQIIKRHQLQAIEAADFGDILSAACLAHDIGNPPFGHAGEDAIQTAFQKWYARKNRSGALINPLEKADFDRFEGNAQGFRILTRLGLPHRPGGLQLTCATLATFAKYPRESFIPQRTLARHPGKSLQKYGFFQAEKDLFTEVAETVGLIGRSPKVAWWCRHPLTFLMEAADDLCYSIVDLEDGFHMGYLPFAAVQDKLQSIADIDLNQYEGSPAETIKRLRAKAINRLVKEVAQLFLDHEPDILAGKFDQSLVELSRFSPQLKEIETMTTNAVFHHPNVVRIKIAGFEVLGDLLTDFLTSVLEKQPRPKGKLLKFMLPPEHQIAPDEDNYSKILKVTDYIAGMTDLQATLLYQQLRGISL; encoded by the coding sequence ATGGAATGGCAACAATTACTCTCCCGCAAGCGCCTCGGTAAACAACAGTTGGAGGAGCATCAGTTTGAGCGCACCTCTTTTCTGAAAGATTATGACCGCATTGTCTATTCCACCGCTTTCCGGCGGCTGAAGGATAAAACCCAGGTTTTTCCCCTGTCCAAAAATGCCGATGTCCGCACCCGGCTGATTCACAGTTTAGAAGTGTCCTGTGTGGGGCGTTCCCTAGGGCGCATGGTGGGGGATCAAATAATTAAACGCCATCAACTCCAGGCGATCGAAGCGGCGGACTTTGGTGATATTCTCTCGGCGGCCTGTTTAGCCCACGACATTGGTAATCCCCCCTTTGGCCATGCGGGGGAGGACGCCATCCAAACCGCTTTTCAAAAATGGTATGCCCGCAAAAATCGTTCCGGTGCCTTGATTAATCCCCTGGAAAAAGCTGACTTTGACCGCTTTGAAGGCAATGCCCAGGGCTTTCGGATTTTAACTAGGCTTGGTCTACCCCATCGCCCAGGGGGACTGCAACTAACCTGTGCTACCCTGGCCACCTTTGCTAAATATCCCCGGGAATCCTTTATTCCCCAACGTACCCTGGCCCGTCATCCCGGCAAAAGTTTACAAAAATATGGTTTTTTCCAAGCTGAAAAGGATCTATTCACTGAAGTGGCAGAAACCGTGGGTCTCATCGGGCGATCGCCAAAGGTTGCTTGGTGGTGTCGCCATCCCCTCACGTTTTTAATGGAGGCGGCGGATGATCTGTGTTACTCCATTGTCGATTTGGAAGATGGTTTTCACATGGGCTATCTCCCCTTTGCAGCGGTGCAAGATAAACTCCAAAGCATTGCTGACATTGACCTGAACCAATACGAAGGCAGTCCAGCAGAAACCATCAAGCGACTGCGGGCCAAGGCCATTAATCGACTGGTGAAGGAAGTTGCTCAACTTTTTCTTGACCACGAACCGGATATTTTGGCAGGGAAATTTGACCAATCCCTAGTGGAGCTAAGTCGCTTTTCTCCCCAACTCAAGGAAATTGAAACCATGACCACCAATGCGGTTTTTCACCATCCCAATGTGGTGAGAATTAAAATTGCTGGCTTTGAGGTCCTGGGGGATCTACTAACCGATTTTTTGACCTCCGTACTGGAAAAACAACCCCGTCCGAAGGGAAAATTGCTCAAATTTATGTTGCCTCCAGAGCATCAAATAGCCCCCGATGAAGATAATTACAGCAAAATTCTGAAAGTAACCGACTACATTGCCGGTATGACGGATTTACAAGCTACTCTGCTTTACCAGCAACTGCGGGGAATTTCTTTGTAA
- a CDS encoding DUF1361 domain-containing protein, protein MELIISWLRLSWQVLAINGDRIAWNTFLAIIPLVLSVWLFRWQNSQRQPWPRSPLWWVIFAVFVAFLPNAPYILTDIIHYFKLVRQGIPTSVMIFTATPQFFLFLNVGWQCYVMSLLNAGYYLEQRQWSAWIFPMELMAHLLSAIGIYLGRFLRLNSWHVVTDPKDVGQNLAQSLSHHRPLLAISVTVVILSVFYWFTKQINLGLVLRWQQVRRGAP, encoded by the coding sequence ATGGAACTAATCATTTCCTGGCTACGGTTGTCCTGGCAGGTATTGGCCATCAATGGCGATCGCATTGCCTGGAACACTTTTTTGGCTATTATTCCCCTGGTGCTAAGCGTTTGGTTATTCCGTTGGCAGAATTCCCAGCGCCAACCATGGCCCCGATCGCCGTTGTGGTGGGTAATTTTTGCTGTGTTTGTGGCTTTTTTACCCAATGCCCCTTACATTTTGACGGACATTATCCACTACTTCAAGTTAGTACGGCAGGGGATACCGACTAGCGTCATGATTTTCACCGCTACGCCCCAATTTTTTCTCTTTCTAAATGTGGGTTGGCAATGCTATGTCATGTCCTTGCTCAACGCCGGTTATTATCTGGAGCAACGGCAATGGTCCGCGTGGATTTTCCCCATGGAGTTAATGGCCCATTTGTTGTCGGCGATCGGTATTTACCTGGGTCGATTTCTGCGGTTAAACAGTTGGCACGTGGTCACTGATCCCAAAGATGTGGGGCAAAATTTAGCCCAAAGCCTTTCCCATCACCGTCCCCTCTTGGCTATTAGCGTTACCGTGGTGATTCTGAGTGTTTTTTATTGGTTCACTAAACAGATTAACCTCGGGTTAGTACTACGATGGCAACAGGTTCGTCGTGGTGCCCCATAG
- a CDS encoding response regulator transcription factor, with translation MSHRVLVVEEEEKLARFMELELKYEGYDVSVARDGLKGFTQAQEFPPDLIIVNGALPGMSGLELCRRLREMGSRIPIILITAKDDVEERVMGLDAGADDYIVKPFNSDEFFARIRVQLRRTHTTSDEVLQFADLRFNRSTREIQRGDRLIDLTAKEFELLDYLLSHARQVLTREQILERVWGYDFMGDSNIIEVYIRYLRLKLEAAGEPRLIQTVRGVGYVLRD, from the coding sequence ATGAGTCACCGTGTTCTAGTTGTGGAAGAGGAAGAAAAGTTAGCCCGATTTATGGAGTTGGAACTCAAATATGAAGGCTACGATGTCAGTGTGGCTAGGGATGGCCTAAAGGGCTTTACCCAAGCCCAGGAATTTCCCCCCGATTTAATCATTGTGAATGGAGCCCTGCCGGGCATGTCCGGTTTAGAGCTATGCCGGAGGTTAAGGGAAATGGGCAGTCGCATTCCCATTATTCTGATCACCGCCAAGGACGACGTGGAAGAACGGGTGATGGGGTTAGATGCCGGTGCCGATGACTACATTGTCAAACCCTTTAACTCCGATGAATTTTTTGCTCGCATCCGGGTGCAATTGCGCCGCACCCACACCACCAGCGATGAAGTATTGCAATTCGCCGATCTACGTTTCAATCGCAGTACGAGGGAAATCCAACGGGGCGATCGCCTGATTGATCTCACCGCCAAAGAATTCGAGCTGTTGGACTATCTGCTCTCCCATGCCCGCCAGGTGTTGACTAGGGAACAAATTTTAGAGCGGGTCTGGGGCTACGACTTTATGGGGGATTCCAACATCATTGAGGTCTATATCCGTTATCTGCGGTTGAAGTTGGAGGCGGCGGGGGAACCTCGTTTGATTCAGACAGTGCGGGGGGTGGGCTACGTACTAAGGGATTAG
- a CDS encoding histidine phosphatase family protein codes for MTLNLYFLRHGETTSSQTGTFCGRLDIDLTSHGYQMAHQFAEAYKDVSWTAIFASPLHRTMATATPLSKLINLPIQKRDGLKEIAYGEWEGKTPAEVNQQFHDDYVRWLADPGWNAPSGGEKGIDIARRSSEVLEEIERTFTTGNVLVVSHKSTIRIMLCSLLGIDIGRFRDRIGMPVAAVSIVTMSEHGPLIEVMGDRSHLNQDLRDRYGT; via the coding sequence ATGACCCTCAATCTCTACTTTTTGCGCCACGGCGAAACCACTTCTAGCCAGACAGGGACCTTTTGTGGCCGCCTGGACATTGACCTCACCAGCCACGGTTACCAGATGGCCCACCAATTTGCCGAAGCCTACAAGGATGTGAGCTGGACGGCTATTTTTGCCAGTCCCCTGCACCGCACCATGGCCACTGCCACTCCCCTAAGTAAATTGATTAATCTCCCCATTCAAAAACGGGATGGTCTGAAGGAAATTGCCTATGGGGAATGGGAAGGAAAAACCCCGGCGGAAGTTAATCAACAATTCCATGACGATTATGTGCGCTGGTTAGCCGATCCAGGTTGGAATGCTCCTTCTGGGGGAGAAAAGGGCATTGATATTGCCCGCCGTAGCTCGGAGGTGCTAGAAGAAATTGAACGAACTTTTACCACGGGGAATGTGTTGGTGGTGTCCCACAAGTCCACCATCCGCATTATGCTCTGTAGCTTGCTGGGCATTGACATTGGCCGTTTTCGAGACCGCATTGGTATGCCTGTTGCGGCGGTGAGTATTGTCACCATGTCCGAACATGGTCCTCTGATTGAAGTCATGGGCGATCGCTCCCACCTCAACCAGGACTTGCGCGATCGGTACGGCACTTAA
- a CDS encoding cation:proton antiporter, with translation MDGLFAPIPSNPLIDFTILLLVTLILPPIFERLKLPGLVGLLFAGIVLGKSGLGVLNEDSESIKLFTDIGKIYLMFVAGLEIDMVDFRRTRNRSLLYGSLTFAVPLLTGLAVGLTFGYSFNASVLLGSLFASHTLLGYPIVQRLGIVRNQAVMVTIGATIFTDIAALLVLAICISIHSGSFSPAGLVVQLVAIAVYSALVLIGFDWAGREYFRRTGDEQSNQFLFVLLAVFLASVGSELINVDKIVGAFLAGLAVNDVLGNSPVKEKVEFLGTTLFIPFFFIGIGLLLDLPAFLVTLTTLFPLVVAIVVGLILSKGVAAILAQWKLGYTWVEGLTMWSLSIPQVAATLAAAVAGYQAVNAAGDRLVSETVLNTIIVLMLITSIVGPLMTAKFAPKIPIPNTLSSLTEDLDDPEENGAVTLIPPKASTFTVLVPTQNPQTLSYLLEMGALIARHESGVVIPLAIAKAPVHMDDPGLTSRLARNELLLQQATELATNLKVDAHPALRIDDDVARAISHTAREKNADLIIMGWSQQTLGLRAKLFGSTIDSVFWSAHCPVAVMRLLSDPRSFHRILFPIKNLTPQTLELFQFTQRLAETNGAIVTLLHVCPHNTSPQQVQAFKTEMERFLNQCRATADYPIKVICHDDAAKVLVRVSHTFDLVVLRSFRRRSVGGVALGEVTDKILREITSSFVLFGDPYA, from the coding sequence ATGGATGGCCTATTCGCACCAATTCCGAGTAACCCTTTAATTGACTTCACTATTTTATTATTGGTGACCCTGATCCTGCCGCCCATTTTTGAGCGCTTGAAATTACCAGGACTGGTGGGACTTTTGTTTGCCGGCATTGTGTTGGGCAAAAGTGGTTTGGGGGTGCTGAATGAAGATTCGGAAAGCATCAAACTCTTCACCGACATCGGCAAAATTTACCTGATGTTTGTAGCGGGGCTGGAAATTGACATGGTGGATTTCCGCCGGACCAGGAACCGTTCGCTACTGTATGGTTCCCTCACCTTTGCGGTGCCATTGCTGACGGGGTTGGCGGTGGGGTTGACCTTTGGCTATTCCTTCAATGCGTCTGTGTTGCTCGGCTCTCTGTTTGCTTCCCATACTTTGTTGGGTTATCCCATTGTGCAGCGATTGGGCATAGTCCGAAATCAAGCGGTGATGGTCACCATTGGGGCCACAATTTTCACTGACATTGCCGCTTTATTGGTTTTAGCCATTTGTATTTCCATCCACAGTGGCAGTTTTTCCCCAGCGGGTTTGGTGGTGCAATTGGTGGCGATCGCCGTTTACAGTGCCTTGGTTTTAATTGGTTTTGATTGGGCGGGACGGGAATATTTTCGTCGCACCGGGGATGAACAGAGTAACCAATTTCTCTTTGTGTTGCTGGCGGTGTTCCTCGCTTCAGTGGGGTCAGAGTTAATCAATGTGGACAAAATTGTCGGCGCATTTCTGGCGGGGCTAGCGGTAAATGATGTGCTGGGCAACAGCCCCGTAAAGGAAAAGGTGGAATTCCTAGGAACTACCCTATTTATTCCATTCTTCTTCATTGGCATTGGGCTGCTGTTGGATCTGCCGGCTTTTTTGGTGACTTTGACCACTCTATTCCCTTTGGTGGTGGCCATTGTGGTGGGGTTAATTCTCTCCAAAGGGGTGGCGGCGATTTTAGCCCAATGGAAACTAGGTTATACCTGGGTGGAGGGTTTAACCATGTGGTCCCTCTCCATTCCCCAGGTGGCGGCTACATTGGCGGCAGCGGTGGCCGGATACCAAGCAGTTAATGCCGCTGGCGATCGCCTGGTGTCGGAGACGGTGTTAAACACCATCATTGTTTTAATGCTGATTACGTCTATCGTTGGCCCGTTGATGACGGCTAAATTTGCCCCCAAAATTCCGATTCCCAATACTCTGTCCAGTTTGACAGAAGATTTAGACGACCCCGAGGAAAATGGGGCCGTAACCCTAATCCCCCCCAAGGCTTCTACCTTCACCGTATTGGTGCCCACCCAAAATCCCCAAACCTTGAGCTATTTGTTGGAAATGGGAGCCCTGATCGCCCGCCATGAAAGTGGGGTGGTGATTCCCCTGGCGATCGCCAAAGCGCCGGTGCACATGGATGATCCTGGGTTAACCAGCCGGTTAGCTAGAAATGAGCTGTTACTGCAACAGGCTACGGAACTGGCCACCAATCTGAAAGTCGATGCCCACCCAGCCCTCCGCATTGATGATGATGTGGCCCGGGCCATTAGCCATACTGCCAGGGAAAAAAATGCGGACTTAATCATCATGGGTTGGAGTCAACAAACCCTTGGTTTACGGGCTAAATTATTCGGTAGCACCATTGACAGTGTGTTCTGGTCGGCCCATTGTCCCGTGGCGGTGATGCGGTTATTGTCTGACCCCCGTTCTTTCCATCGCATTCTCTTCCCCATCAAAAATCTCACCCCCCAAACGTTGGAGTTATTCCAGTTCACCCAGCGCTTAGCGGAAACCAACGGAGCCATTGTTACCCTGCTCCATGTTTGTCCCCACAACACCTCCCCACAACAGGTGCAAGCGTTTAAAACGGAAATGGAACGGTTTCTAAACCAATGTCGGGCCACGGCGGACTATCCCATTAAAGTCATTTGCCATGACGATGCCGCTAAGGTGCTTGTGCGGGTCTCCCACACCTTTGACCTGGTGGTGCTCCGTTCTTTCCGCCGGCGATCGGTGGGGGGAGTGGCCCTGGGGGAAGTGACCGATAAAATTTTGCGGGAAATTACCAGTTCCTTCGTCTTGTTTGGCGATCCCTACGCCTAG
- a CDS encoding DUF29 family protein encodes MEELLELKTLLSQGNVSDALVLVEEMTEMSRDDKINKISSYAKILLLHLIKRQAEKRSTRSWDLSIANSVDEIQKTNRRRKAGGTYLSSEELREALTDAYRIALAGAAAEAFEGRYSSEELAKMVDYSALINDALDLITSTLPDKN; translated from the coding sequence ATGGAAGAATTGTTAGAACTGAAAACGTTATTGTCCCAAGGGAATGTTTCTGATGCTCTGGTGTTGGTGGAGGAAATGACGGAAATGAGTAGGGACGATAAGATTAATAAAATTAGTAGTTATGCCAAGATACTTCTACTACATTTGATTAAACGACAGGCGGAAAAACGCAGTACCCGCTCGTGGGATTTATCGATCGCCAATTCAGTGGACGAAATCCAAAAAACTAATCGACGGCGCAAAGCAGGGGGCACCTATTTATCTTCAGAAGAGTTGAGGGAAGCCTTAACTGATGCCTATCGAATTGCCCTGGCCGGGGCGGCGGCGGAAGCTTTTGAAGGTCGCTATTCCAGTGAAGAATTGGCTAAAATGGTCGATTACAGTGCCCTAATCAATGATGCTTTAGATTTAATTACATCGACTTTACCTGACAAAAACTAG
- the gyrA gene encoding DNA topoisomerase (ATP-hydrolyzing) subunit A — MTDSPDRLIATDLRNEMSQSYLEYAMSVIVGRALPDARDGLKPVHRRILYAMYELGLTPDRPFRKCARVVGEVLGKYHPHGDTAVYDALVRMAQDFSMREPLIDGHGNFGSVDNDPPAAMRYTESRLRPLSTNSLLRDIEAETVDFIDNFDGSQQEPTVLPARIPQLLINGSSGIAVGMATNIPPHNLGEVIDGAIALIRNPEITEQELMQIIPGPDFPTGAQILGRSGIREAYLTGRGSITMRGVASIETMEHPGRPDRDAIIVTELPYQTNKAALIERIADLVNDKKIDGIADIRDESDRDGMRIVIELKRDAYARVVLNNLYKQTPIQSNFGANLLALVNGTPEVLTIKKFLTVFWEFRIETITRRTRYELRKAEERDHLLQGLLIALDNLDAVIRLIRGAADTASAKTELVEGFSLSEVQADAILQMQLRRLTALEADKITAEHDELQTKIADFQDILARRERVNAIIEEELEQIKAIHATPRRTVIVQEDGELIDTDLIANDQALILLTEQGYIKRMPASTFGTQNRATRGKAAAKIKDDDGVEHFLSCCDHDKVLFFSDRGVVYSLNAYQIPIASRTARGVPIVQMLPIPKDEKITSLVSVSEFDDDTYFIMLTKQGYIKKTALSAFSNIRANGLIAISLVEGDQLRWVRLAKAEDSVIIGSQKGMAIHFKADQDELRALGRATRGVKSMRLRSGDALISMDILPSQVVANIAVGSEDEPDEDLGGDTDAILEESDNPGPWLLGVTMKGFGKRVPIGQFRLQHRAGLGVKAIRFKSKDDQLVALHVVNADDELMIVTNRGIIIRQSVNDISPQSRSATGVRVQRLDADDAIAAVALVPPSGEEELAEMSESEES, encoded by the coding sequence ATGACTGACTCGCCCGATCGCCTGATTGCGACTGACCTCAGAAACGAAATGTCACAGTCATACCTGGAATATGCCATGAGTGTGATTGTTGGGCGGGCGTTACCCGATGCACGGGATGGGTTGAAGCCAGTCCATCGGCGCATTCTCTATGCCATGTACGAGCTGGGGCTGACCCCCGATCGCCCCTTTCGGAAATGTGCCCGGGTGGTGGGGGAAGTGCTGGGGAAATATCATCCCCACGGTGATACGGCGGTGTACGATGCCTTGGTGCGCATGGCCCAGGACTTTTCCATGCGGGAACCGCTTATTGACGGCCACGGGAACTTTGGCTCCGTGGATAATGATCCCCCGGCGGCGATGCGGTACACGGAATCTCGCCTTAGACCCCTTTCCACCAACTCGTTATTGCGGGACATTGAGGCGGAAACCGTAGATTTCATTGATAACTTTGACGGTTCCCAACAGGAACCCACCGTTCTCCCGGCCCGCATTCCCCAACTATTGATTAACGGTTCCTCCGGCATTGCCGTGGGCATGGCCACCAATATCCCCCCCCATAACCTCGGGGAAGTGATCGACGGAGCGATCGCCTTAATTCGTAACCCCGAAATCACCGAACAGGAATTAATGCAGATTATTCCCGGCCCGGACTTTCCCACCGGGGCCCAGATCCTCGGGCGATCGGGCATTCGGGAAGCCTATTTAACCGGCCGGGGCTCCATCACCATGCGGGGGGTGGCCTCCATTGAAACCATGGAACATCCTGGGCGGCCTGACCGGGATGCCATTATCGTCACCGAGCTACCCTACCAAACCAATAAAGCCGCTTTAATTGAACGCATTGCGGATCTGGTTAACGATAAAAAAATTGACGGCATTGCCGACATCCGGGACGAGAGCGATCGAGATGGTATGCGCATTGTCATTGAACTGAAGCGGGATGCCTACGCTCGGGTGGTGCTCAATAATCTTTACAAACAAACTCCCATCCAGAGTAACTTTGGGGCGAATTTGTTGGCGCTGGTTAACGGCACTCCTGAAGTTCTCACCATTAAAAAATTCCTCACTGTCTTTTGGGAATTTCGCATTGAAACCATTACCCGCCGTACCCGCTACGAATTGCGGAAAGCGGAAGAACGGGATCATCTGCTCCAGGGATTGTTGATTGCGCTGGATAACCTGGATGCGGTCATTCGTCTGATTCGGGGAGCGGCGGACACGGCCTCTGCCAAAACGGAACTGGTGGAAGGCTTTTCCCTCTCCGAAGTGCAGGCCGATGCCATTTTGCAAATGCAACTGCGCCGGTTAACGGCTTTGGAAGCGGATAAAATCACCGCTGAACATGATGAACTGCAAACCAAAATCGCCGATTTCCAAGATATTTTGGCCCGCCGGGAAAGGGTTAATGCCATCATCGAAGAAGAATTGGAGCAAATTAAGGCTATTCACGCCACTCCCCGCCGCACCGTCATTGTCCAAGAAGATGGGGAATTAATTGACACGGATTTAATTGCCAATGACCAAGCCCTAATTTTATTGACGGAACAGGGTTACATCAAACGGATGCCCGCCAGCACCTTTGGTACCCAAAACCGTGCCACCAGAGGTAAAGCCGCCGCCAAGATTAAAGATGACGATGGAGTGGAGCATTTCCTTTCCTGCTGTGACCACGATAAAGTGCTGTTCTTTAGCGATCGGGGGGTGGTCTATAGCCTCAACGCTTACCAAATTCCCATTGCTTCCCGCACGGCCCGGGGGGTGCCCATTGTGCAGATGTTGCCCATCCCCAAGGATGAAAAAATTACCTCCCTAGTGTCTGTTTCAGAATTTGACGATGATACCTATTTCATCATGCTGACCAAACAGGGCTACATCAAAAAAACTGCCCTCTCGGCTTTTAGTAATATCCGGGCCAATGGGTTAATCGCCATTTCCTTGGTGGAAGGGGATCAATTGCGTTGGGTTCGTTTAGCCAAAGCGGAAGATAGCGTCATTATCGGTTCCCAAAAGGGTATGGCTATCCATTTCAAAGCGGATCAGGATGAACTGCGGGCCCTCGGTCGGGCCACCAGGGGGGTTAAATCCATGCGGCTCCGGTCTGGGGATGCGCTGATCAGTATGGATATTTTGCCGAGCCAGGTGGTGGCCAATATTGCCGTTGGTTCCGAAGATGAGCCGGATGAGGACTTAGGGGGCGATACCGATGCCATTTTGGAAGAAAGCGACAATCCTGGCCCCTGGTTGCTGGGGGTAACCATGAAGGGTTTCGGCAAACGGGTGCCCATTGGTCAATTCCGCTTGCAACATCGGGCCGGCCTGGGAGTGAAAGCGATCCGCTTTAAATCCAAAGATGACCAGCTAGTGGCCCTCCATGTGGTCAACGCCGATGACGAGTTGATGATTGTCACCAACCGGGGCATTATTATCCGCCAGTCCGTGAACGATATTTCCCCCCAATCCCGTAGTGCCACTGGGGTGCGGGTACAAAGGTTAGATGCCGATGATGCGATCGCCGCTGTGGCCCTAGTGCCTCCTTCTGGGGAAGAAGAATTGGCAGAAATGTCGGAAAGCGAAGAGAGCTGA
- a CDS encoding TIGR04168 family protein, which produces MAPQPTATTTLAVVGDIHEQWELADHQALQAIGVDLALFVGDFGNESLPVVSLIASLPIPKATVFGNHDAWFTASDWGRKKCPYDRQKEDRVKAQQELLGLADVSYGRRDFQQFSLSVVGGRPFTWGGNEWKNKQFMRERYGMESFAQSQTHIAATALASPHETLIFLAHNGPTGLGNHAESICGRDWNPIGGDFGDPDLAWAIASVREQGKQVPLVTFGHMHHRLRHRQDRLRERVYVDHQGTVYLNAACVPRIQTEKDGLPAARNFSLVTLVNGTVEKITLVWLRNNGEIISQETLWISAH; this is translated from the coding sequence ATGGCCCCCCAACCTACCGCAACCACTACCCTGGCCGTTGTGGGGGATATCCATGAACAATGGGAATTGGCGGACCACCAAGCTCTCCAGGCGATCGGCGTAGACTTGGCACTATTTGTGGGGGATTTTGGCAACGAATCATTGCCGGTGGTCAGCTTGATTGCCTCCTTACCCATTCCCAAGGCAACGGTATTTGGTAACCACGATGCTTGGTTCACCGCCTCCGATTGGGGGCGCAAAAAGTGCCCCTACGATCGCCAAAAAGAAGACCGGGTGAAAGCTCAGCAGGAACTCCTGGGGTTGGCAGATGTTAGCTATGGCCGCCGGGATTTTCAGCAATTTAGCCTCTCGGTGGTGGGGGGCAGGCCTTTTACCTGGGGGGGCAATGAATGGAAGAATAAACAGTTTATGCGGGAACGATATGGCATGGAAAGTTTTGCCCAGTCCCAAACCCACATTGCCGCAACGGCCCTGGCTAGCCCCCATGAAACGTTAATTTTTCTGGCCCACAATGGTCCCACCGGCTTAGGAAATCATGCCGAATCCATCTGTGGTCGGGATTGGAATCCCATCGGCGGCGATTTTGGCGATCCGGATCTGGCCTGGGCGATCGCCTCTGTGCGGGAGCAGGGTAAACAGGTACCATTGGTGACCTTCGGCCATATGCACCATCGCCTTAGACATCGTCAGGATCGTCTGCGGGAGAGGGTTTATGTGGATCATCAAGGAACGGTATATCTGAATGCGGCCTGTGTACCCCGCATCCAAACGGAAAAAGACGGTTTGCCCGCTGCCCGTAATTTTTCCCTGGTGACTTTGGTGAATGGCACTGTGGAAAAAATCACCCTGGTGTGGTTACGGAATAACGGAGAAATTATCAGCCAGGAAACCCTTTGGATTAGTGCCCATTAA
- a CDS encoding energy-coupling factor ABC transporter ATP-binding protein, with protein MFNGFRFNGNRIGDRRWFCGGGGEPVTGTNVRAMDRSQEKEAIKSPIPPAIRVRELSFAYGGQTPVLNNLAWQVAPGERLGIIGHNGCGKTTLFLLLCGLLKASAGTIQLLGQALEAGKFLPEVGFLFQNPTDQLFATSVWDDIAFGPQNMGLSPAQVTERVNQAAELTGITSLLDRLPQHLSGGEKQMVAIAGLLAMAPKILLCDEPTASLDIKARRQLINFLGQFQQTLLISSHDLEFVLEVCNRVIIIDQGQIVADGPAQEIMADQTLMESHGLEKPYSLR; from the coding sequence ATGTTCAACGGGTTTAGGTTTAACGGTAATCGTATTGGCGATCGCCGTTGGTTTTGTGGTGGCGGAGGTGAGCCTGTGACGGGAACCAATGTGCGGGCCATGGACCGGAGCCAAGAAAAGGAAGCAATTAAGTCACCCATACCACCGGCAATTAGGGTGCGGGAATTATCCTTTGCCTATGGCGGACAAACTCCAGTACTAAACAATTTAGCTTGGCAAGTCGCCCCAGGGGAAAGGCTAGGCATTATTGGCCATAACGGTTGTGGCAAAACTACCTTATTTTTACTGCTTTGCGGACTGTTAAAAGCTAGCGCTGGCACCATCCAGTTATTGGGCCAGGCCCTGGAAGCGGGAAAATTTTTGCCTGAAGTGGGTTTCCTGTTTCAAAATCCCACAGACCAACTATTTGCTACCTCCGTTTGGGATGACATTGCCTTTGGGCCACAAAATATGGGCTTATCCCCGGCTCAAGTGACGGAGAGGGTTAACCAAGCGGCGGAGTTAACTGGCATTACTTCTTTGTTAGATCGTCTACCCCAACATTTATCCGGGGGGGAAAAGCAAATGGTGGCGATCGCCGGTTTGTTAGCCATGGCCCCGAAAATTTTACTCTGTGATGAACCCACCGCTAGTCTGGATATTAAAGCCCGCCGTCAGTTGATTAACTTTTTGGGGCAGTTCCAGCAAACGTTACTAATTTCCTCCCACGATCTGGAATTTGTGCTGGAAGTCTGCAACCGGGTCATAATCATTGACCAAGGGCAGATTGTCGCCGACGGCCCGGCCCAGGAAATTATGGCCGACCAAACCCTGATGGAAAGCCATGGTCTGGAAAAACCCTATTCTCTCCGTTAA